A segment of the Paramisgurnus dabryanus chromosome 5, PD_genome_1.1, whole genome shotgun sequence genome:
ACTACCCAGAATCTTCAGTGTCTGGCTCTGGAGGGCATGCTGACCTGGTGATAGGCAGGGCCCCCAAAGTGGTTCCACGGAGGCCCTCATAAAGCGCTGTACTTCGGCCATGCCGGACACTATGTTGGACAGGATGTTTGAAGGTTCCTGAAACTCTCGTTGGTCATCATTTGACAAACCTCCAGTGTTAGGCCACTCTCCTTGAGCTCCAGTCATCCCAAGTGATGGGGTGGGGGATGAAGCACCACTCCCTGACCCTCCCCCACTTTTGGCCGCTTTTCCTTCGAGCAAGGCTTTAATCTTTCGTACGGACCGAGAGCCCTGACGTGGGAGCTTCACTTTATCTCCTTTCACCATTTTAGAAGTTTTGGTCTTTTTAGCACCTTGTCCATTTTTTCCACCCTTTTTTGTCGAGTTTTTGTGATCTCTAAGCCCCACTTCTTCCTCCTCTGTGTTAAAAGTGTGTATCTGTAGGAGGTGTGTGTTTCCTGCGCCATCTTGATCAAGCTGCGGGACAACTCCACAATTCCACTGTACGTTTGCATCTCCTGACTCTGGGAACTCACCAATTTTCGCACAGTTCCCCAGAAGTTGCGGAGAAGGGTTAGGCGTGTCTGGTGGGGACATCTCAGATAGTGATGAATGGCGGAATTTGTCAGGTGTAAAGTTGGAGATATCCAGGAGGTCTGTGGACTCTCGAAGAGGAGCGACCTCCTCAAGACTTTGCTGTAGGATAAGTCGCGGGCTGCAGTGTGGCAGAAACCCATCATTTATCTCAGCaatctcttcctctctctctcgctctccttCTCTCAGGCTGAGTGAGCTGTAATTGCTTGAAGTGGCAGAAAGCGACCCTAAGGAGTTAAAGCTAACTAGTCGCCCCACACCACTGTCACTCCGAGACCCAGGTGGACTCATTCCATAATCAGCTTCAGGTTGGGACTCCTCATATGACACCCTGCACCCTGACAGAGACACCTGACCATATCCTGCCACAGTTGTGCCATCTCCTGCTAACAAAGGCAATGGTGTGGGGAAGCCTGATGGCATCACAGGAGACTGGGTTGGAATGTCAGGTGAGAAGGGCAGCTGTTCAGAAGATGGCTGAGATGGCCATGAAATGGATTGGTTTGGTTCATTAAGGTTGGGCTCAGCATAGTGTGTGGGGTGTTGCCCATGGTGCACAGGTGAAGGAGAGTGAGTTAACTCAGATTCGGATGGGGGAGAGAGGACGCAGCTCTGAACAGGCTGCACTCTGGTATTCTGCAGTTCTGAATGGAAATAGGGGAGGTTGCCACTGCTGGATGACTCTGAGGCTTCCAAAAGAGTCTGTAGGTATCCCCCAGGGAGGAGCTCTGCATTTCCAGCAGTCCCCTGAGCAGTTGGGGTCAAAGTGCATTTTTCAGGGACACTACTGGAGGTCTCGTTTGAAATAACATTACTTTCTAAAGATTCGCTAAGATTTTCTGGTAAACATGTGGTGCACTGCTCAGTCTCAGAGGCCTCAGGGACTTCTTGTGTCTCAGCTTCTTGCTCAATCTCTAGTATTTTCAACTTAAGCCTTGCTTcacttttaaatttttttatcttCCCTGTTTTACCTGCGTTTCTTCTCTCCTCTCTTTCCTGTGTTCTGCTTTTTGCCCTGGCAGTGTGTTTAACGAAGGCCATGTCCTCTTTTGGTTCCTCTGTGCTTTTCAGTGATTCAGTCTCCCCTGGCTGATTGTTGGTGGAGACAGCTATAGTTTGGCAGGCGAGAGAATTCTCTACTGCATGGATCTGCTGTATTCTGACCCTGGCCATCCTGTGCTTTCGTTTGAGCGTACTGCTTGGTCTTTTGCAACCATTGAGACGTTTGGTTCTTTCTGTAGCTGTCAGTCTATTCTGTTCTTCTTGTTCCTTCTCTCTTTTCTGCCAGTACGCTTTTAATGGTGCGAGTCTTTCATAGTGCAGCAGTGAATTCGGACTCAAACAGACCGCAGCAGGTGATGGGTCAACCCGTCCCAGCTTCACTCTCATGTGCCTCTGGCCTTTAAAACGGTTAATGATGATGTATTTTATAATGACAGGAGGCTCCCTCCGATTAGATCGCCGCTTTTTCTTTGGACACCAGTCATCATCACGTTCCTTCTTAAGGCCAGTGGGCTGTTTCTCACGTTTCTCTGCATTCCTTTCACTTTCTATAGAGTCTACGTCATACAGGTAGTCTTCTCGATAGGCCACCTTCCTCTTAGCTCGGAGGCGGTAGCTTAGTTGGCTGGACGAGCTCGAGTTTTCTCTGGACAGCCGGCCATTACGAAGGGAGAGTCCATGGTCAGGGGAGCCCGTGCAAGAGCTATCATCACTAAATTCACCAGAATCTTCTGGTGAGTTACTGAGATCAAAAAAAATGTTACTGTCTGGGCTAATATTGGGGGTCACATGATCATCGGCCTTAATCTCAGATGATTGGTTTGGTTTCTCTTTTGGCTCCTTTTTACTACAAGGTAAGCTGGGAAAGAAACCTAGCTGAGATTCATCCTGCAGGGCAGAATCACTCCTCTCCTGCACTCCGTCCTGATAGGACTCATAGCGTATCTTAAGTGAGCAGACATCAGTACTGAGTGCTGCCTCCTCCTCCTGAAACATGTAATTTTCCACATCTTCCTCACAGAACAGATTGACTGCAAGTTCACTGCGGGAGCATAAGTCCAACAGCTCCATACGGCTCTCACTGATGAGAGTCTCTAAACAGCTCCAGTCCTGTGCTTCCTCTCCAAGACCTTCGTATATGCTCCTGGATGCAGGATCATCGTCTGATTCACTCTCCTGCATCGACCTCCCTTCCTCAGCACCATCACTGGTTCCAGCTGGATGGGCGGGGCCACTGAGTAGCTGGTCAGACAGAACCTGATCACCATAGCGACCTGTGCTGGGGGTGGGGCCAAGGCATTGCAAGTTGATGCTGGCAAAGCTAAGCACGGACTCACAGGATTCCGGTTCTGAAGAGTTTTTGGGGATCAGACAGCTAAGGCAGTCTCCAACCCTCGAGTCCATGTTAGAGAGGGATGACCTGTCACAGGTCTGTGAAACAGCCCAGGGCGTAACAGGTTTGGAACAGGGCACAGAAGAGATAGAGGACAGGGAGGAAAGAGAGGAGAATGAAGAGAGAGAGGACAAAGAGGTGGTGTTGGAGACAGACCCATCGTGTAGGTCAGCTGGGCTAAGTGGCCCATCAGCTGTCTGACTCTGGGCACAGAGTGAGGGAAGAGACAGCACAGCAGGTTCGATGTCATCACAGCGCCTTAGATCATGTGTAACATCCACCAATGGGTCATGTGGTTCTGCAGGATGAAAAGAGAGACAAAGACCTTTGAAGTaacaagtttatattttcaaatatttttaaaatatgtataaagTTCAGAAACACTTTTCATAATTATTACTACTTGCATTAAGAAACATGACCTGCATAAATCAAATTTGTATACAGCGTTTAATTCTTGCGCATCATGCATAGGAACTCTGTACCATTTTCACTAGGATCTCCTGGGCAGGGGTTTTGATCTGCCCCTGAGAATTGGGACTCCTGTAGAACATCCATCAGTCTGAACTGAATCTCTCTCTTAATAACATAATTACCACTGACCAGCCTGTAAAAACAAATGCACACATAAGTAAGAAATTATAGAGAAAGGTATGCCAACTTTAGGTTTAATTAACAATGCATTAGGGGCaggacacaccaaagcttttttacgCAGCTGAAAACACCTGGAGGACACCAactgccagctgttttttcagctgagcgatttggtagctgtgatacttgaactgtgagccggttggttgttgtgatacttgtcccgaccctcctccactgtgattggacggccgtgtgagacattgacgagcggagcttttcacccaaagttgaatttCTTTCAACTCTCAACGCTCAGCGCGGAAAAACCATCGAGCGCCAGCTTTCAGGGCGGAAAAAATCCGCCAGTTGCtggcttttttaaaaaacgctgtgcttccattggaaacaattaaaaacattcgCCAACCGCGGGCATAAAAGCTTTGTTCCTTATGggagttttaaaaatatatatataacagaATAACTGACAAACTGTTGGTTTTAAAAGTTTATCAGAAGTTGGCTCTACAAAGTTAATGATTGTTGATTTTTGgggtacttaaaaaaaaaacagtataacagctgaaagtaaaaaaaatacgaACTTGGTAAAATATCCATAGATCAACAAGAATTCCTCAACTCTTTCATTATGCTATCAAATCTAAGTAAAAGatttacaaatctttttttcttttcaagCACTTGCCCGGTGTTTGTCCCTCTTTCACTCTTTCTCTTCAGTATTACAGTGAGTTGTATTGTTTTACATCATTCTGTCCTCTGATCGCCCTTCACTGTGAAGTGCAACTCTTGAGAATGTGAAAGAAATGAAAGAGCTCTGTATCAGCacagaaaaagaaaagaaatagtgccctcttctctctctctttctcgctctctctcaccccaggctgtgtgtgtgtgtgtgtcagaatAGCCTGCCACATaagtaaacataaaaatacatgcaGCTTCTTAgtgatataaataaataaatatgatggCATTGGAAGTGCTATGGGAAAAATGCTGATCTCCACCACACATTCTGAAGTGTTCCCACAGGGTAAATTTACATAGGAATGCAGAACTGACCTAATGAAGATCTATGAATTACACAGGAGCATTGAAAGTGTGGAGTGGGCATTCTGTTTCCTGGCCCCAGTTCTACAAGCACAACCAATTTGTAATATGAACACAAATTTAATGAGCAAAAAGTTTTCATCAAAATGTTTTGCGTAAATTGAGCTGACTGGACCTGTAAATCTGTTTTATGACAGGTTTATTACCCAGCTATATAGTTCTCAAAGCGGTTTCTGCAAGCATATtgtcttaatatattttatttgtattactTTATATAAAAATTGTAAAGTAATCAACCATTCACAAACACCCCTTTTATAAATAATCTCAAAGTTCAGAGGATTTCATAATTCCACACCGGTTCTCTCTATTTTACTGTTTTACTCGATTTACTGTTGTCCAACTGTGGAAATGGCTATATAATGACCAAAAATTTGCCTTTTCTGGTATCAGTGAGAAACCCCATGGCTGATCAAAGAACAGCCTAGCTGAGCTCATTCTGCCAGTGTTAAGGCAGTTTGCAGACAGGGAGATGGAGAACAGGGCAGTGGCACTGTCTGCAAACTGCTTTTATTAAAAacgaaattaatatttattcagCTTCAACATCCACCCAGGAGACAGACAATGGAATTAGAGTagagggagagagagcgagtgagcgAGCGAGTCAGAGACTAAATCCATGTTGGTGTGCTTGTTTGATCTTTTCAGAGATCAATAAATCTGCTGCAATCTGTCCCCAGTCAATCAGTCAAACAAGCCACCAAAATATCATTCCCCTACCCATCATCATGCAAAAAAGCTGCTGACTGACTGCTTAACTCAAAGATTTTTATATACTGTCTGAAACTCTGGCCTCTGTGGAAACAAACAGACTTATCCGTCCACTCAAATGATCGATTATTTCATTGACTGATTGATTATGTTATTGATTTTGGTGACTGAACACAAAGGGAACTAGCTCTGTTCCTAAACTGACAAAGTCATAGGTGTGCTGTGTATGTTGATGGCATCAAAAAACTTCCATAACATCTCCACAGGACAGGTGTCCGGTCACCGACAGATCCTTCATACTTTAGAATATCAATAACAAATCGTCACAGTCAATGCCTGAAATATAAGCACGCTGTCAACATCTCGGATAACAGAGAAAATGTACATTATTCAGAGAGATGTACTGTAACAGGTTCGAGTCCACCCTTAATTATTAAAGGCCTGGTGCGCTATTATACGCTCTCTTCTATTCTGCATCTCCCATCGTCAAATGCCGCATCGGTCGCAGAGGCTGAGCCGCGCGCACCAATCGAAAGCAAAAAGCGAGGAAAATGATCATGCGTAAAATAGTACATACAGAATATATACCCACATGACcgtttgtgttattttatgtGAGCATGAGTGCGTATGTAGCTATGGCCTTGGCTTAGGGGGGATggtctatgtgtgtgtgagagagagagagagggagagagagagcgtgttTGTCAGTGTGGTGTGTGGTTTGCCTCACGTATTCGGCACCGATGGTTTCTGTCTTATAGCTTTTTACTTATAGCTCTCGCAGGACAGTCAGCCATTTACCAATCTCTCTGCCTATTCCCCCTCACTCACACACATGTGTAATGTGGACGCATGATGACAGCTGACACTTGCTCCTCCATTTCTCCCCATTGCAGCGTTTGACTCGCGTCATACTGGCCCACTCACCGCATcacgcacacaaacacgcgCAGCCCACATACTCACCTCCCGTTACACCAGGGCCGCGCGTCCCGCCCGTTCTAAAAGTCCGTTTGATCGTCAGGCGCGTGTTATGTTGTCATATGTTTTTAACTCCTTTCAATGTAGCGGGTTCGTCATGTTTCCTCTCTCCCGGGCGAGCAGCAGGTGGACGCGCCTCTCGCGCCTCGGAGCCCCTACCACTCCATTTTATTCCCTCGCGCTCCAGGGTTTCCAGGAAACAAACAAAGGTCTACTGCAGTCCCTGCTCCGCATGCTCACGCTCTCCCGCTCCGCGATGCCAGCATTAGTAACGTCTTGCCTCTGCTAAAGTCGCGTTTGCCTTATGCGCGTGTGTGAGAGAGACGGgggtgtgcgtgcgtgtgtatgtgtttttCCCAGCTGTACCCCGTCCCTGACAACGACGGCGCGCTCGTGCGCTGCTGCTCCCCCTCTTTCGAGACCTGCCATAAAGAGCGCGCCCCCATATTTTGCACGGCGGCGCGCTTCGTAGCGGGAGCGCGCCGCACTGCTGAACAGGTGCAGAGGCACACGCATGCGCACTGAGATTTAGAAGGCTTCAAGCGTTAGCCGGCTATCACTGCAGATTGTTTATTTCGCATAGATAAACAGCTACCACACACGCAGTTTAAATGAGTACATAAATAGTAAGCAGTAAGATAAATTCATGCTGGGAAAATGTATTATTAGGATGTATGTATAGAATGTTTAGAGAATATGGAATGTTTACCAATCTGTATATTTAATCATTTtcgtgtttttctttttttttcatgtaaagcagctttgaaacaatgcaatattgtaaaaaagcattatataaatacatttgaaattgaattaaatttttgttgttttctagtAAGTTTGATAGACCTGGCAACAATGACAAAAGTTGATTGAAAATTGTCAAATATTATCAATATTCATCATGTTTGATGTAGACATAAAAAACTCATAcacttgcaaaacatcaaaaaggGTGTGAAACCATTTACACGAGAATGGTGTACTGTATGAGCCACTATAAAATTAATTCCCACACAAAAATCTGTCTTTTGTTAAGTTTTTCTTGAAATGTTTGACACAATTAAAACAGAAGGTTttattgacttgcaaaaccaagttgttttatcTTACAGATTTTCTCAATTGcaatttgctttttttaaaaacaataagttCAGATCTCTGAACAACAGTGCATGACAATGCATTATATGTGATGTTGATGAAAATCTTTGACCAGACCAACAGGAGGTCCAccaaaaagtttattttgtacattttttttgtttgtagcAATTGtggtatgtaagaaatgtacattttacagtAATTGGACAAGCAATTGGGTTTTCAGTTTACATGCAATACATCTATACAAAATTAGATGTACTTTAGTAAATagaaatattcatatttttttctatgTACAGTATTGACTATTTTCAACAAATATCTGATTTTTATAAAACCTTAATTTCCAGGGTTGACTGTCATGGTGAAAAACATCTAAACTTGACCAGTGTGGCTTACatgatgacaaaaaaaaacctttacatTTTGGTGGCCCTGCCAAATTACTAACACAACAACTAGGTTTTGAAGCATGAATGAAATGTTTTGGGTTAGACGAAAAACGtgctaaaataataaagaaaaactgtaatgttgccgtttttttttttacagtgtgtttacccaaaaagaaaaagaaaacactgGTGTCTTATCATTGTGTGCCTCTGTTATATgaaattttattcattttttccCTATTAACGTTtgcaaataaagatattttaaaaacaccacaATTCAGCTTAATGCAAAATAAAGGCATGTGCAGCGCCCCTAACTGTTATGATGCTCAAAGTGTCCCGCCCTATACGTCAAAAAGGTTTTGATTGACACCGTTTCTATGCAATCACGAAGCTATGGGATATGACGCAAGTTTGTTGTTTACAGAGCGTGCGTGGAAGCCCACTTTCCTCTGTTCAACTTCAGACATGGCGAGGTAGTTACATCGAAACTGCAATCAGTAGTAGTCGGTTTCGTGAACAGATTTCGTTTTCCTACGGTTTATTGTTACTCCTATGGAAACGGATCTTATCGACAAGATGCCTTGCCATAACCAGCAGCTAAACAACACAGAGAGTCCCGAACACGCCGGGAAGCACGTCCGCTTTGCCCGCAACAGCAGCGTTGCCGAGTCCTGCCCAGACGACAAAGGGCCGTGCCAAAACCAAACCCTGAGCGACATCCAGCGACAAATAGGACCTCAGTTGAAACTCTTGCCGTTAAATGACCAAATACGAGAGCTTCAGACTATCATAAGGGACAAGTGAGTGTCACCGTTTAAACCGGATTTGTATTGGATGCAAATTGTTGTCAACATACAGGCCACGTGTGTCATACAGATATAACACTGCGTTTAACACGTGTACTAGGACGAGCTGACCGGTTGTACCTgaaacaatgtaaaaaatatctTGTGCCTCCGATCAGTGTCTTCTGTCTGATAAGCATGTAAAGCGGATACAGTATCACGGCAcaatgtgatttttttcttcttctctctctctctctctctctctctcgctctctctctctcttctgtctCTCCCAGAACTACCAGTAGAGGTGATTTTGTGTTTTGTGCTGACAGATTGGTAAGCATTACCTCAAATAATGCAGAATAGTGGTTGTCTTTGTGTTTAAATGTCTGAAAGTTTGACATGTACATTAGATCATGATCTAGGAgccttttaaaggaatagtgcaCCCAGagatgaaaattctgtcattttctcatcctcatgttgtccTGTATGAATTTCctttttcaaataaacacaaaagaagatatttgataaatgatggtaagcacacagctgattgtaaccattgacttctatagtaggaaaacaaatactatggaattATTGTCATAAATAATGAAGATGgtgagcacacagttgacagtacccattgaattccatcatatttgttttcccattatggaagtcaatggttacaatcagctatGTGCTATTACCATGATAATGAGAAAattacaattttcatttttcatttttgagttaACTTTCCCCCTTTGGGGATAGTTTACCTTAAAAtacaaattctgtcattatttactcatcttcATGTTGTTCTTCTCCTAtatgaatttttttctgatgaacacaaaagaaaatattttgagacaTGATTGTaaacacagcagatagtgaccattgacttccatagtagggaaaaatatttttaagtatagTGATAAATAATTCTaaggtacccattaaattccatcatattttttattcctactatgaaagtaaatggtcaccatctgctgtgtgtttacaatcatttctcaaaatatatttttttgtgttcatcagaaagaagaaattcatacaggtttagaacaacatgaggatgagtaaataatgacagaattttcattttaaagtgaattaCCCCTTTAAGCTACGTCATGTGTATATGTCATTGGTTATTAATCATTCTTTATTGAATAGCACTTTTTGTGGTTTGCTAAATTAAGGTCATAGTTGGACTAAAATCTGTTTTGCATTTAGTTAGCAAAATCTTAAAGTGTATCCGGTTGTTTGTTTTACTCTCAGATAAGGTTAGTGGTGGAAGAAGGTCTCAATCAGCTTCCATACAGTGAATGCACTGTAACCACGCCAACAGGTGAGCTTGTTACTATGGTGATTTATTTTTAAGCTCCTTGCTATCATACCTGTTATATTTGGCATATTTAATTACATTTCAtttagatgcttttatccaaagtgacctaCAAAAGTGAACAGAGAAAACAAAGCGATTCATCCTAGAAGGCAATAATATGAAGTGATGCGATAAAGCATTTGAACATCATCTACTGTATAATGCTGCGACAGCTGTAGtaatgtcttttttttaaataaagttttttctaCACTTCATCCAGGACATAAATATGATGGCGTGAAGTTTGAAAAGGGAAACTGTGGTGTTAGCATCATGAGGAGTGGTACGTCTTTTTCTGTCACATGAATCTACACACACTTGAATGACACAGAAACCAAATGTGTGCCAATACTTGCATATGTATTACCTGTACAGGTGAGGCCATGGAGCAGGGCTTGAGGGACTGCTGCAGGTCTATTCGTATCGGTAAGATTCTGATCCAGAGCGACGAGGAGACACAAAAGGCCAAAGTTTACTACGCAAAATTCCCTCCTGACATCAGCAGAAGGAAGGTTCTGCTTATGTACCCCATCCTTAGTGAGTAGACTTCAGTTATAAGCTCCATACACAGGCATTCAGCCTTGGATTTTAAAGATTTTTGGCTTCATCTGTGAATAACTTTGTGAAGTTATTGTATATGAaagaataaacaaacacagGTTCCATGTGAGCCTACATTTAAGTATTTAAAATATGGCTTCAACGGGCACAATTCTCATTGTGTTTAGGTACAGGAAACACTGTGATAGAAGCTGTGCGGGTGTTGAATGAACATGGCTTGCTGGCTAAACACATTATACTACTGAGTCTCTTCTCCACTCCACATGGTAAGACACAAACAACGAGAAGAAAAGACTAGTGTTTGTGAATCTCTTATTATTTTAACAGTCTAGTACATAAATGACCagtatgatttaaaaatgtcaaacCTTAAAGCCaaggtgcatgatttttgaaaaacactcgGGCCAAGTAGCTATTAGGGGTGTTAACAATTAATCTGTCTTTgattaattgtcgataagaattTAATCGATAAAACATAATGATTGTCGAATAAGGAAGatcatgcatgtgtgtgcggcGCATGCGCAAAACACATACAACCGGAGAAAAAAATGAACCGAGCGCAGCAgaagttaaactagccatgatAACAATGGTGCTCGATTCCAAGCACACACCTGGGGTTTTTAACGTCATGCGAGATGAGGCTGGCTGCCAACGCAACGAAATGGcatccgcagtggatctgaTAGGGTCCGAtacagaaaatgcaaatacCTTCTGGATACTGAAGCcaaagaccctcttcagggaagcctccaagattagcatagcaacgctgctttacacaggga
Coding sequences within it:
- the nexmifa gene encoding neurite extension and migration factor isoform X1; translated protein: MSHTAVQSQWRRVGTSITTTNRLTVQVSQLPNRSAEKTAGSWCPPGVFSCVKKLWLVSGNYVIKREIQFRLMDVLQESQFSGADQNPCPGDPSENEPHDPLVDVTHDLRRCDDIEPAVLSLPSLCAQSQTADGPLSPADLHDGSVSNTTSLSSLSSFSSLSSLSSISSVPCSKPVTPWAVSQTCDRSSLSNMDSRVGDCLSCLIPKNSSEPESCESVLSFASINLQCLGPTPSTGRYGDQVLSDQLLSGPAHPAGTSDGAEEGRSMQESESDDDPASRSIYEGLGEEAQDWSCLETLISESRMELLDLCSRSELAVNLFCEEDVENYMFQEEEAALSTDVCSLKIRYESYQDGVQERSDSALQDESQLGFFPSLPCSKKEPKEKPNQSSEIKADDHVTPNISPDSNIFFDLSNSPEDSGEFSDDSSCTGSPDHGLSLRNGRLSRENSSSSSQLSYRLRAKRKVAYREDYLYDVDSIESERNAEKREKQPTGLKKERDDDWCPKKKRRSNRREPPVIIKYIIINRFKGQRHMRVKLGRVDPSPAAVCLSPNSLLHYERLAPLKAYWQKREKEQEEQNRLTATERTKRLNGCKRPSSTLKRKHRMARVRIQQIHAVENSLACQTIAVSTNNQPGETESLKSTEEPKEDMAFVKHTARAKSRTQEREERRNAGKTGKIKKFKSEARLKLKILEIEQEAETQEVPEASETEQCTTCLPENLSESLESNVISNETSSSVPEKCTLTPTAQGTAGNAELLPGGYLQTLLEASESSSSGNLPYFHSELQNTRVQPVQSCVLSPPSESELTHSPSPVHHGQHPTHYAEPNLNEPNQSISWPSQPSSEQLPFSPDIPTQSPVMPSGFPTPLPLLAGDGTTVAGYGQVSLSGCRVSYEESQPEADYGMSPPGSRSDSGVGRLVSFNSLGSLSATSSNYSSLSLREGEREREEEIAEINDGFLPHCSPRLILQQSLEEVAPLRESTDLLDISNFTPDKFRHSSLSEMSPPDTPNPSPQLLGNCAKIGEFPESGDANVQWNCGVVPQLDQDGAGNTHLLQIHTFNTEEEEVGLRDHKNSTKKGGKNGQGAKKTKTSKMVKGDKVKLPRQGSRSVRKIKALLEGKAAKSGGGSGSGASSPTPSLGMTGAQGEWPNTGGLSNDDQREFQEPSNILSNIVSGMAEVQRFMRASVEPLWGPCLSPGQHALQSQTLKILGSAADVKKRGGASGGGKGKKGAGRGAKTLPKLLPPGFFPPLGLDCLPLPHRPAHKKMYRHKSSAKFAREELLAGKRDIKGVALTALVEKRSYNTLCVKSVSQHHRLNQAQRPALSLRKWLPSVQGSKVMCSIF
- the nexmifa gene encoding neurite extension and migration factor isoform X2 — encoded protein: MDVLQESQFSGADQNPCPGDPSENEPHDPLVDVTHDLRRCDDIEPAVLSLPSLCAQSQTADGPLSPADLHDGSVSNTTSLSSLSSFSSLSSLSSISSVPCSKPVTPWAVSQTCDRSSLSNMDSRVGDCLSCLIPKNSSEPESCESVLSFASINLQCLGPTPSTGRYGDQVLSDQLLSGPAHPAGTSDGAEEGRSMQESESDDDPASRSIYEGLGEEAQDWSCLETLISESRMELLDLCSRSELAVNLFCEEDVENYMFQEEEAALSTDVCSLKIRYESYQDGVQERSDSALQDESQLGFFPSLPCSKKEPKEKPNQSSEIKADDHVTPNISPDSNIFFDLSNSPEDSGEFSDDSSCTGSPDHGLSLRNGRLSRENSSSSSQLSYRLRAKRKVAYREDYLYDVDSIESERNAEKREKQPTGLKKERDDDWCPKKKRRSNRREPPVIIKYIIINRFKGQRHMRVKLGRVDPSPAAVCLSPNSLLHYERLAPLKAYWQKREKEQEEQNRLTATERTKRLNGCKRPSSTLKRKHRMARVRIQQIHAVENSLACQTIAVSTNNQPGETESLKSTEEPKEDMAFVKHTARAKSRTQEREERRNAGKTGKIKKFKSEARLKLKILEIEQEAETQEVPEASETEQCTTCLPENLSESLESNVISNETSSSVPEKCTLTPTAQGTAGNAELLPGGYLQTLLEASESSSSGNLPYFHSELQNTRVQPVQSCVLSPPSESELTHSPSPVHHGQHPTHYAEPNLNEPNQSISWPSQPSSEQLPFSPDIPTQSPVMPSGFPTPLPLLAGDGTTVAGYGQVSLSGCRVSYEESQPEADYGMSPPGSRSDSGVGRLVSFNSLGSLSATSSNYSSLSLREGEREREEEIAEINDGFLPHCSPRLILQQSLEEVAPLRESTDLLDISNFTPDKFRHSSLSEMSPPDTPNPSPQLLGNCAKIGEFPESGDANVQWNCGVVPQLDQDGAGNTHLLQIHTFNTEEEEVGLRDHKNSTKKGGKNGQGAKKTKTSKMVKGDKVKLPRQGSRSVRKIKALLEGKAAKSGGGSGSGASSPTPSLGMTGAQGEWPNTGGLSNDDQREFQEPSNILSNIVSGMAEVQRFMRASVEPLWGPCLSPGQHALQSQTLKILGSAADVKKRGGASGGGKGKKGAGRGAKTLPKLLPPGFFPPLGLDCLPLPHRPAHKKMYRHKSSAKFAREELLAGKRDIKGVALTALVEKRSYNTLCVKSVSQHHRLNQAQRPALSLRKWLPSVQGSKVMCSIF
- the uprt gene encoding uracil phosphoribosyltransferase homolog, with amino-acid sequence METDLIDKMPCHNQQLNNTESPEHAGKHVRFARNSSVAESCPDDKGPCQNQTLSDIQRQIGPQLKLLPLNDQIRELQTIIRDKTTSRGDFVFCADRLIRLVVEEGLNQLPYSECTVTTPTGHKYDGVKFEKGNCGVSIMRSGEAMEQGLRDCCRSIRIGKILIQSDEETQKAKVYYAKFPPDISRRKVLLMYPILSTGNTVIEAVRVLNEHGLLAKHIILLSLFSTPHGARSIIQEFPDITILTTEVHAVAPTHFGQRYFGTD